A portion of the Carassius carassius chromosome 42, fCarCar2.1, whole genome shotgun sequence genome contains these proteins:
- the LOC132124377 gene encoding C-reactive protein-like, producing MLPVVLFFSLFCLTPVATEVGLGGKVFLFPTETNNSFVKLTPEKPLSLSAFTLCMRVSTELPSQREIILFAYRTQSYDELNVWREKDGRFSFYLSGNGVFFYLPPLSTFRTHVCVTWESVTGLSAFWVDGRRSSYQLYKKGHSVRPGGTVLLGQDPDNYLGGFDKNQSFVGEIADVHMWDYVLSGSQIGEVYANQKQSVPKGNVFDWNTINYEINGDVLVVKDN from the exons ATGTTACCAGtggttttatttttctctctcttctgtctgaCACCTGTTGCTACTGAAG TGGGTCTCGGTGGTAAAGTGTTTCTGTTTCCAACCGAGACTAACAACAGCTTTGTTAAACTCACTCCTGAAAAGCCACTGAGTCTTTCAGCATTTACTCTGTGCATGCGTGTCTCAACGGAGCTCCCGAGCCAGAGGGAGATCATTCTGTTCGCCTACCGCACACAGAGCTATGACGAGCTCAACGTGTGGAGAGAGAAAGACGGCCGTTTCTCCTTCTACCTCAGTGGCAACGGAGTGTTTTTCTACCTGCCTCCTCTCTCCACCTTCCGGACCCACGTGTGCGTCACCTGGGAATCTGTGACTGGTCTTTCTGCCTTCTGGGTGGATGGACGTCGCAGCTCATACCAGCTGTATAAGAAAGGTCACTCAGTTCGTCCTGGTGGCACCGTCCTGCTCGGTCAAGACCCTGATAACTACCTGGGTGGCTTTGATAAGAATCAGAGCTTTGTAGGAGAAATTGCAGATGTGCACATGTGGGATTATGTTCTCTCTGGCAGTCAGATTGGAGAAGTTTATGCAAACCAGAAACAGTCTGTGCCGAAGGGAAATGTGTTCGACTGGAACACCATCAATTATGAGATTAATGGAGATGTACTAGTGGTGAAAGATAATTGA
- the LOC132124355 gene encoding uncharacterized protein LOC132124355 isoform X1 codes for MELEVAVGFRKQTRMEDQDRVSQASSSATVSFLPIRDKCHEKVQTFGKRCQAAKRDPNCPVVIRGWLYKRDSTGLKLWKRRWFVLSNYCLYYYKDSREDSVLGSIPLPSYRILYCSPRECRNRKYAFKVVHEGMRPYIMSAETQEDMLGWVRALSQSASMEVDDIINRRCASFQDFTQMGDNAETMELQHTAMFPQRNAQSTTKLSRVQTEPNLMDQDMMRIKMKTPELRGRHESIPIAPEATERSQSFLNADEEPFCFLHPKAAFKQPPFPREHHGSPCHSNMGRADGWHMDNCSSAPMSPCIYTERGHLLDKSEFPCSVCYCSNYQTAEHTPMCKAGKSDVVMEREIQPIRDLENDTDVVLTRLCGCDKLLLSVSMQLAQLQADKKSIEYALEIKWLGMEDRLPGEQEVSQKALLQEELVTLRARICDLSSEMDKLWSDYERMESELSVFHSHLQHILHFGSPQEQIQAQRQLWMMEDILCGLRVNKNRFMALLGLQRQCVPQPKPVSYCEGELGGLNMEYVTEAEQQDYMKIHQSYKKWTHESPADSRTSTEHEASHEPLRLTRVVTSTLPTSLIAERIFVDDPYSEPSHQITLQSGLRSSQRSTAKKPSTTLHETADKNRHLHWADGLGEMQQKIPEQNLNCRAREKALADRKTWTNYQQELEPGALCLTNSESDCDTAVSSQKHQTKPRHMDKRDRSTSSARGHFIDDIHPLKLITASDKETDVQKYTADSAIVNLSNGHSSDRGRFKSHRNESANPIMSQCVDAKVHNEVKDKKSQQSSRDDIIVIESHSINHISTLTVFKGHQGNNQMHKSHKKNRQKYSVSANIKSECFPSNNQQCELVPVCVHDAKPQESLLPVENQQLDQGPNQMPDKPVGRNCGRSQSPKTMAHLCQAYGIQEMPNQSAKSDQSKPELCVYEEIQFSPPRSEDVEENQKNQTSGDETQPSNLTVNESGPTHTEVKREYRTKNTEKSQPGSDVSCNRGKKLQVYSSLKKSSVINHNVQDCRPRITMLSTSL; via the exons ATGGAGCTGGAAGTTGCTGTTGGGTTCAGAAAACAGACCAG GATGGAGGATCAGGACAGGGTCAGTCAGGCCTCCAGCAGTGCCACAGTGTCCTTTCTGCCGATCAGAGACAAG TGTCATGAAAAAGTGCAGACATTTGGAAAGAGATGTCAAGCGGCGAAGAGAGACCCCAACTGTCCTGTGGTGATCAGAGGATGGCTGTATAAGAGG GACAGCACTGGACTGAAATTGTGGAAAAGAAGATGGTTTGTTCTCTCCAATTACTGTCTCTATTATTACAAAG ACAGCCGTGAGGACTCTGTTCTGGGCAGTATTCCTCTTCCCAGCTACAGGATCCTCTACTGCTCCCCTAGAGAGTGCAGGAACCGGAAATATGCATTCAAG GTTGTTCATGAGGGGATGCGGCCGTACATCATGAGCGCTGAAACCCAGGAGGACATGTTGGGTTGGGTCAGggctctcagccaatcagcaaGCATGGAGGTTGATGACATCATCAACAG ACGCTGTGCAAGTTTTCAGGACTTCACTCAGATGGGCGATAATGCTGAAACCATGGAGCTCCAGCACACGGCCATGTTTCCTCAACGAAACGCCCAGAGCACAACAAAACTGAGCAGGGTACAGACAGAACCGAATCTAATGGATCAAGACATGATGAGAATTAAAATGAAGACACCAGAGCTGAGAGGAAGACATGAGAGCATACCAAT cGCACCTGAAGCTACTGAGCGGTCTCAGAGTTTTCTGAATGCAGATGAAGAACCTTTTTGCTTCCTTCATCCGAAAGCAGCCTTTAAGCAGCCTCCATTTCCCAGAGAGCATCATGGGTCACCGTGCCATAGTAATATGGGCAGAGCGGATGGTTGGCACATGGATAACTGCTCGAGTGCTCCAATGTCACCCTGCATCTACACAGAGAGGGGACATCTGCTCGACAAG TCCGAGTTTCCATGTTCTGTGTGCTACTGTTCCAACTACCAAACAGCAGAACACACGCCAATGTGCAAG GCAGGTAAATCAGACGTCGTCATGGAGAGAGAAATACAACCAATCAGAGATCTGGAAAATGATACAGAT GTGGTCCTCACTCGTCTGTGTGGTTGTGATAAACTGCTGCTGTCTGTCTCTATGCAGCTGGCTCAGTTACAGGCAGATAAG AAAAGCATTGAGTATGCTTTAGAAATCAAATGGCTGGGGATGGAAGACAGACTTCCTGGAGAGCAGGAAGTATCCCAGAAGGCTTTGCTTCAGGAGGAGCTGGTTACACTCAGAGCCAGAATATGTGATTTGTCATCG GAGATGGACAAATTGTGGAGTGATTATGAAAGGATGGAGAGTGAGCTGTCCGTTTTCCATTCTCACCTCCAACACATCCTTCACTTTGGATCACCGCAG GAGCAGATTCAGGCACAGAGGCAGCTCTGGATGATGGAGGATATCTTGTGCGGTTTGAGGGTGAACAAGAACCGCTTTATGGCCTTACTGGGTCTACAGAGGCAGTGTG TTCCTCAACCAAAACCTGTTTCCTACTGTGAGGGCGAGTTAGGAGGCCTCAACATG GAGTATGTGACTGAAGCGGAGCAGCAGGACTACATGAAGATTCACCAGAGTTATAAGAAATGGACCCATGAGAGTCCTGCCGACAGCAGAACAAGCACCGAACACGAAGCCTCACATGAACCGCTGCGTCTGACACGTGTTGTGACATCAACACTTCCGACGTCACTAATCGCAGAGCGCATTTTTGTGGACGACCCCTATTCTGAGCCGTCCCATCAAATCACACTGCAGTCAGGACTGAGGAGCAGCCAGAGGAGCACGGCAAAGAAACCCAGCACAACTCTGCATGAGACAGCCGACAAAAACAGACACTTACACTGGGCCGACGGACTGGGAGAGATGCAACAAAAAATACCAGAACAAAATCTCAACTGCAGAGCCAGAGAGAAAGCACTGGCTGACAGAAAGACCTGGACAAACTATCAGCAAGAG CTCGAGCCTGGAGCCTTGTGCCTTACAAACTCTGAGTCTGACTGCGATACTGCTGTGAGCTCTCAGAAACACCAAACTAAACCCAGACATATGGATAAAAGAGACAGAAGCACGAG TTCCGCCAGAGGGCACTTCATAGACGACATTCATCCCTTGAAACTCATTACAGCCAGTGACAAAGAGACAGATGTCCAGAAGTACACAGCAG ATTCTGCTATTGTAAACTTGAGTAATGGTCACAGCAGTGATAGAGGCAGATTTAAAAGCCACAGGAATGAGTCGGCCAACCCAATAATGTCACAATGTGTTGATGCAAAAGTGCACAATGAAGTCAAGGACAAAAAATCACAACAGTCATCTCGGGATGACATCATCGTCATAGAAAGCCACTCCATCAATCATATTTCAACTCTTACGGTGTTTAAAGGACATCAGGGAAACAATCAAATGCACAAATCTCATAAAAAGAACAGACAAAAATATTCAGTCTCCGCTAACATTAAATCTGAGTGTTTTCCGTCAAATAACCAACAGTGTGAGTTAGTTCCTGTCTGTGTTCATGATGCAAAACCTCAAGAATCTCTCCTTCCAGTGGAGAATCAACAACTAGACCAGGGACCCAATCAAATGCCTGATAAACCGGTTGGAAGAAACTGTGGGCGGAGCCAAAGTCCCAAAACAATGGCACATCTTTGCCAAGCTTATGGAATACAAGAAATGCCCAATCAATCGGCCAAGTCTGACCAATCCAAACCAGAGCTATGCGTTTATGAGGAAATCCAGTTTAGCCCACCAAGATCAGAAGATGTTGAAGAGAACCAGAAGAATCAAACCAGTGGAGATGAAACACAACCATCAAACCTCACTGTAAACGAGTCTGGACCGACCCACACTGAGGTCAAGAGGGAGTACAGAaccaaaaatacagagaaaagtCAACCAGGAAGTGATGTTTCGTGCAATAGAGGGAAAAAGTTGCAAGTTTACAGCTCCTTAAAGAAAAGCTCAGTAATAAATCATAATGTCCAGGACTGCCGGCCACGGATAACCATGCTCAGCACCAGCCTGTAG
- the LOC132124355 gene encoding pleckstrin homology domain-containing family A member 4-like isoform X3 → MELEVAVGFRKQTRMEDQDRVSQASSSATVSFLPIRDKCHEKVQTFGKRCQAAKRDPNCPVVIRGWLYKRDSTGLKLWKRRWFVLSNYCLYYYKDSREDSVLGSIPLPSYRILYCSPRECRNRKYAFKVVHEGMRPYIMSAETQEDMLGWVRALSQSASMEVDDIINRRCASFQDFTQMGDNAETMELQHTAMFPQRNAQSTTKLSRVQTEPNLMDQDMMRIKMKTPELRGRHESIPIAPEATERSQSFLNADEEPFCFLHPKAAFKQPPFPREHHGSPCHSNMGRADGWHMDNCSSAPMSPCIYTERGHLLDKSEFPCSVCYCSNYQTAEHTPMCKAGKSDVVMEREIQPIRDLENDTDVVLTRLCGCDKLLLSVSMQLAQLQADKKSIEYALEIKWLGMEDRLPGEQEVSQKALLQEELVTLRARICDLSSEMDKLWSDYERMESELSVFHSHLQHILHFGSPQEQIQAQRQLWMMEDILCGLRVNKNRFMALLGLQRQCVPQPKPVSYCEGELGGLNMEYVTEAEQQDYMKIHQSYKKWTHESPADSRTSTEHEASHEPLRLTRVVTSTLPTSLIAERIFVDDPYSEPSHQITLQSGLRSSQRSTAKKPSTTLHETADKNRHLHWADGLGEMQQKIPEQNLNCRAREKALADRKTWTNYQQEFRQRALHRRHSSLETHYSQ, encoded by the exons ATGGAGCTGGAAGTTGCTGTTGGGTTCAGAAAACAGACCAG GATGGAGGATCAGGACAGGGTCAGTCAGGCCTCCAGCAGTGCCACAGTGTCCTTTCTGCCGATCAGAGACAAG TGTCATGAAAAAGTGCAGACATTTGGAAAGAGATGTCAAGCGGCGAAGAGAGACCCCAACTGTCCTGTGGTGATCAGAGGATGGCTGTATAAGAGG GACAGCACTGGACTGAAATTGTGGAAAAGAAGATGGTTTGTTCTCTCCAATTACTGTCTCTATTATTACAAAG ACAGCCGTGAGGACTCTGTTCTGGGCAGTATTCCTCTTCCCAGCTACAGGATCCTCTACTGCTCCCCTAGAGAGTGCAGGAACCGGAAATATGCATTCAAG GTTGTTCATGAGGGGATGCGGCCGTACATCATGAGCGCTGAAACCCAGGAGGACATGTTGGGTTGGGTCAGggctctcagccaatcagcaaGCATGGAGGTTGATGACATCATCAACAG ACGCTGTGCAAGTTTTCAGGACTTCACTCAGATGGGCGATAATGCTGAAACCATGGAGCTCCAGCACACGGCCATGTTTCCTCAACGAAACGCCCAGAGCACAACAAAACTGAGCAGGGTACAGACAGAACCGAATCTAATGGATCAAGACATGATGAGAATTAAAATGAAGACACCAGAGCTGAGAGGAAGACATGAGAGCATACCAAT cGCACCTGAAGCTACTGAGCGGTCTCAGAGTTTTCTGAATGCAGATGAAGAACCTTTTTGCTTCCTTCATCCGAAAGCAGCCTTTAAGCAGCCTCCATTTCCCAGAGAGCATCATGGGTCACCGTGCCATAGTAATATGGGCAGAGCGGATGGTTGGCACATGGATAACTGCTCGAGTGCTCCAATGTCACCCTGCATCTACACAGAGAGGGGACATCTGCTCGACAAG TCCGAGTTTCCATGTTCTGTGTGCTACTGTTCCAACTACCAAACAGCAGAACACACGCCAATGTGCAAG GCAGGTAAATCAGACGTCGTCATGGAGAGAGAAATACAACCAATCAGAGATCTGGAAAATGATACAGAT GTGGTCCTCACTCGTCTGTGTGGTTGTGATAAACTGCTGCTGTCTGTCTCTATGCAGCTGGCTCAGTTACAGGCAGATAAG AAAAGCATTGAGTATGCTTTAGAAATCAAATGGCTGGGGATGGAAGACAGACTTCCTGGAGAGCAGGAAGTATCCCAGAAGGCTTTGCTTCAGGAGGAGCTGGTTACACTCAGAGCCAGAATATGTGATTTGTCATCG GAGATGGACAAATTGTGGAGTGATTATGAAAGGATGGAGAGTGAGCTGTCCGTTTTCCATTCTCACCTCCAACACATCCTTCACTTTGGATCACCGCAG GAGCAGATTCAGGCACAGAGGCAGCTCTGGATGATGGAGGATATCTTGTGCGGTTTGAGGGTGAACAAGAACCGCTTTATGGCCTTACTGGGTCTACAGAGGCAGTGTG TTCCTCAACCAAAACCTGTTTCCTACTGTGAGGGCGAGTTAGGAGGCCTCAACATG GAGTATGTGACTGAAGCGGAGCAGCAGGACTACATGAAGATTCACCAGAGTTATAAGAAATGGACCCATGAGAGTCCTGCCGACAGCAGAACAAGCACCGAACACGAAGCCTCACATGAACCGCTGCGTCTGACACGTGTTGTGACATCAACACTTCCGACGTCACTAATCGCAGAGCGCATTTTTGTGGACGACCCCTATTCTGAGCCGTCCCATCAAATCACACTGCAGTCAGGACTGAGGAGCAGCCAGAGGAGCACGGCAAAGAAACCCAGCACAACTCTGCATGAGACAGCCGACAAAAACAGACACTTACACTGGGCCGACGGACTGGGAGAGATGCAACAAAAAATACCAGAACAAAATCTCAACTGCAGAGCCAGAGAGAAAGCACTGGCTGACAGAAAGACCTGGACAAACTATCAGCAAGAG TTCCGCCAGAGGGCACTTCATAGACGACATTCATCCCTTGAAACTCATTACAGCCAGTGA
- the LOC132124355 gene encoding uncharacterized protein LOC132124355 isoform X2: MEDQDRVSQASSSATVSFLPIRDKCHEKVQTFGKRCQAAKRDPNCPVVIRGWLYKRDSTGLKLWKRRWFVLSNYCLYYYKDSREDSVLGSIPLPSYRILYCSPRECRNRKYAFKVVHEGMRPYIMSAETQEDMLGWVRALSQSASMEVDDIINRRCASFQDFTQMGDNAETMELQHTAMFPQRNAQSTTKLSRVQTEPNLMDQDMMRIKMKTPELRGRHESIPIAPEATERSQSFLNADEEPFCFLHPKAAFKQPPFPREHHGSPCHSNMGRADGWHMDNCSSAPMSPCIYTERGHLLDKSEFPCSVCYCSNYQTAEHTPMCKAGKSDVVMEREIQPIRDLENDTDVVLTRLCGCDKLLLSVSMQLAQLQADKKSIEYALEIKWLGMEDRLPGEQEVSQKALLQEELVTLRARICDLSSEMDKLWSDYERMESELSVFHSHLQHILHFGSPQEQIQAQRQLWMMEDILCGLRVNKNRFMALLGLQRQCVPQPKPVSYCEGELGGLNMEYVTEAEQQDYMKIHQSYKKWTHESPADSRTSTEHEASHEPLRLTRVVTSTLPTSLIAERIFVDDPYSEPSHQITLQSGLRSSQRSTAKKPSTTLHETADKNRHLHWADGLGEMQQKIPEQNLNCRAREKALADRKTWTNYQQELEPGALCLTNSESDCDTAVSSQKHQTKPRHMDKRDRSTSSARGHFIDDIHPLKLITASDKETDVQKYTADSAIVNLSNGHSSDRGRFKSHRNESANPIMSQCVDAKVHNEVKDKKSQQSSRDDIIVIESHSINHISTLTVFKGHQGNNQMHKSHKKNRQKYSVSANIKSECFPSNNQQCELVPVCVHDAKPQESLLPVENQQLDQGPNQMPDKPVGRNCGRSQSPKTMAHLCQAYGIQEMPNQSAKSDQSKPELCVYEEIQFSPPRSEDVEENQKNQTSGDETQPSNLTVNESGPTHTEVKREYRTKNTEKSQPGSDVSCNRGKKLQVYSSLKKSSVINHNVQDCRPRITMLSTSL, from the exons ATGGAGGATCAGGACAGGGTCAGTCAGGCCTCCAGCAGTGCCACAGTGTCCTTTCTGCCGATCAGAGACAAG TGTCATGAAAAAGTGCAGACATTTGGAAAGAGATGTCAAGCGGCGAAGAGAGACCCCAACTGTCCTGTGGTGATCAGAGGATGGCTGTATAAGAGG GACAGCACTGGACTGAAATTGTGGAAAAGAAGATGGTTTGTTCTCTCCAATTACTGTCTCTATTATTACAAAG ACAGCCGTGAGGACTCTGTTCTGGGCAGTATTCCTCTTCCCAGCTACAGGATCCTCTACTGCTCCCCTAGAGAGTGCAGGAACCGGAAATATGCATTCAAG GTTGTTCATGAGGGGATGCGGCCGTACATCATGAGCGCTGAAACCCAGGAGGACATGTTGGGTTGGGTCAGggctctcagccaatcagcaaGCATGGAGGTTGATGACATCATCAACAG ACGCTGTGCAAGTTTTCAGGACTTCACTCAGATGGGCGATAATGCTGAAACCATGGAGCTCCAGCACACGGCCATGTTTCCTCAACGAAACGCCCAGAGCACAACAAAACTGAGCAGGGTACAGACAGAACCGAATCTAATGGATCAAGACATGATGAGAATTAAAATGAAGACACCAGAGCTGAGAGGAAGACATGAGAGCATACCAAT cGCACCTGAAGCTACTGAGCGGTCTCAGAGTTTTCTGAATGCAGATGAAGAACCTTTTTGCTTCCTTCATCCGAAAGCAGCCTTTAAGCAGCCTCCATTTCCCAGAGAGCATCATGGGTCACCGTGCCATAGTAATATGGGCAGAGCGGATGGTTGGCACATGGATAACTGCTCGAGTGCTCCAATGTCACCCTGCATCTACACAGAGAGGGGACATCTGCTCGACAAG TCCGAGTTTCCATGTTCTGTGTGCTACTGTTCCAACTACCAAACAGCAGAACACACGCCAATGTGCAAG GCAGGTAAATCAGACGTCGTCATGGAGAGAGAAATACAACCAATCAGAGATCTGGAAAATGATACAGAT GTGGTCCTCACTCGTCTGTGTGGTTGTGATAAACTGCTGCTGTCTGTCTCTATGCAGCTGGCTCAGTTACAGGCAGATAAG AAAAGCATTGAGTATGCTTTAGAAATCAAATGGCTGGGGATGGAAGACAGACTTCCTGGAGAGCAGGAAGTATCCCAGAAGGCTTTGCTTCAGGAGGAGCTGGTTACACTCAGAGCCAGAATATGTGATTTGTCATCG GAGATGGACAAATTGTGGAGTGATTATGAAAGGATGGAGAGTGAGCTGTCCGTTTTCCATTCTCACCTCCAACACATCCTTCACTTTGGATCACCGCAG GAGCAGATTCAGGCACAGAGGCAGCTCTGGATGATGGAGGATATCTTGTGCGGTTTGAGGGTGAACAAGAACCGCTTTATGGCCTTACTGGGTCTACAGAGGCAGTGTG TTCCTCAACCAAAACCTGTTTCCTACTGTGAGGGCGAGTTAGGAGGCCTCAACATG GAGTATGTGACTGAAGCGGAGCAGCAGGACTACATGAAGATTCACCAGAGTTATAAGAAATGGACCCATGAGAGTCCTGCCGACAGCAGAACAAGCACCGAACACGAAGCCTCACATGAACCGCTGCGTCTGACACGTGTTGTGACATCAACACTTCCGACGTCACTAATCGCAGAGCGCATTTTTGTGGACGACCCCTATTCTGAGCCGTCCCATCAAATCACACTGCAGTCAGGACTGAGGAGCAGCCAGAGGAGCACGGCAAAGAAACCCAGCACAACTCTGCATGAGACAGCCGACAAAAACAGACACTTACACTGGGCCGACGGACTGGGAGAGATGCAACAAAAAATACCAGAACAAAATCTCAACTGCAGAGCCAGAGAGAAAGCACTGGCTGACAGAAAGACCTGGACAAACTATCAGCAAGAG CTCGAGCCTGGAGCCTTGTGCCTTACAAACTCTGAGTCTGACTGCGATACTGCTGTGAGCTCTCAGAAACACCAAACTAAACCCAGACATATGGATAAAAGAGACAGAAGCACGAG TTCCGCCAGAGGGCACTTCATAGACGACATTCATCCCTTGAAACTCATTACAGCCAGTGACAAAGAGACAGATGTCCAGAAGTACACAGCAG ATTCTGCTATTGTAAACTTGAGTAATGGTCACAGCAGTGATAGAGGCAGATTTAAAAGCCACAGGAATGAGTCGGCCAACCCAATAATGTCACAATGTGTTGATGCAAAAGTGCACAATGAAGTCAAGGACAAAAAATCACAACAGTCATCTCGGGATGACATCATCGTCATAGAAAGCCACTCCATCAATCATATTTCAACTCTTACGGTGTTTAAAGGACATCAGGGAAACAATCAAATGCACAAATCTCATAAAAAGAACAGACAAAAATATTCAGTCTCCGCTAACATTAAATCTGAGTGTTTTCCGTCAAATAACCAACAGTGTGAGTTAGTTCCTGTCTGTGTTCATGATGCAAAACCTCAAGAATCTCTCCTTCCAGTGGAGAATCAACAACTAGACCAGGGACCCAATCAAATGCCTGATAAACCGGTTGGAAGAAACTGTGGGCGGAGCCAAAGTCCCAAAACAATGGCACATCTTTGCCAAGCTTATGGAATACAAGAAATGCCCAATCAATCGGCCAAGTCTGACCAATCCAAACCAGAGCTATGCGTTTATGAGGAAATCCAGTTTAGCCCACCAAGATCAGAAGATGTTGAAGAGAACCAGAAGAATCAAACCAGTGGAGATGAAACACAACCATCAAACCTCACTGTAAACGAGTCTGGACCGACCCACACTGAGGTCAAGAGGGAGTACAGAaccaaaaatacagagaaaagtCAACCAGGAAGTGATGTTTCGTGCAATAGAGGGAAAAAGTTGCAAGTTTACAGCTCCTTAAAGAAAAGCTCAGTAATAAATCATAATGTCCAGGACTGCCGGCCACGGATAACCATGCTCAGCACCAGCCTGTAG